The Lolium rigidum isolate FL_2022 chromosome 2, APGP_CSIRO_Lrig_0.1, whole genome shotgun sequence genomic interval cccaacaaacacaacatgtagcattacaaatagacgatcttgatcatgttaggcagctcacaagatctaaacatgatagcacaagaggagaagacaaccatctagctactactatggacccatagtccaaggatgaactactcacacatcaatccggaggcgggcatgatgatgtagagtcctccgttgatgattcccctctccgacagggtgccgaaggtgatctcatgaatctcccgagatgggattggcggcggcgtctctggaactttttccatatcgtggctctcggtaatagggttttcgcgacagagagtataagtaggcggaagggcagagtcggaggaggcacgggggccccacaacatagggcggcacggcccccccttggccgcacggccatgtggtgtcggcgccccgtggccccacttcgtatcctcttcggtcttctggaagcttcgtggaaaaataagaccctggacgttcgtttcgtccaattccgagaatattttctgtgtaggatttctgaaaccaaaaacagcacaaaacaggaactggcgcttcggcatctcgttaataggttagtgccggaaaatgcgtataaataatgtaaagtgtgtataaaacatgtgagtattattataaaactagcatggaacataagaaattatagatacgtttgagacgtatcagggtgaaGCTGGCCGGGTTTCGGGAAGCTATCGTTGGTTCGTGGGCCTGCACCACCTCCGTGCCTTCGGATACGTTAGAGCGGTTGGACTCCAAGCTCCTTCTTGTTGCTCGGGATCTCCAACGTTGGAGTGACCTACGTGTTGGCAACATCGGAGATCAACTTATGTTGGCAAACATGGTCATTTTGCAGCTCGATCGAGCTCAGGAGTCTCGTCAGCTTGGGCTGCCGGAGCTGGCCCTTAAGGGATGGCTCAAGCGGCGCATTCTTGGCCTCGCCTCACTAGAGCGCACCATCGCTAGGCAGCGGGCTAGGATCACCAGAATGTTGGACGTGGACGCCTCCGCGTAGTTCTTCTACATTCAGGCTTCCAAGCACCAGCGGCGGAACCACATCGTCACCCTGCGCAAATGGTGATCACGCTGCATTTGAGCAGAAGGATAAAGAGGAGCTGGCCTCGTAGTTCTTCCTGGAGTTTTTGGGCCGCCCGCGGGCCAACGACCTCTCGCTAGATGCCATCGGCCCGAGCACCGTGGATTTGTCGGGGctggaggcccagttcacggaggcggagGTCTGGGCTGCTGTTAAGTCCATGCCGGCCAATAAATCACTGGGGCTCGATGGCCTCTCATGCGTGTTCTTCCGTGCGTGTTGGGCTACCGTCAAGGGTGACGTCCTCGCCGATGTGCTGGATGTGTTCATTGGGAGGGACCAGTTCCTTGGCCAGTTGAACTCGACGTTTATCACATTGGTTCCGAAGGGGGAGGGCGCCACCGACCTCAAGGATTTTTGGCTGATTAGCCTCGTCCACAGCTTTGTCAATGTCATGGCTCCGCGGCTTGTGACCCGGATGGCGTAGCTTGTTGGATACAACAGAGTGTTCATCCACGGTAGATGCATCCAGGACAACTTTGTTCTTGTGCACTAGTTCGCGAGGTTGCTTCACCGGAGGAAGGTGCCAGCCTTGCTGCTCAAGTTGGATGTGGCACGTGCTTTTGACAGTGTCTCCTGGTCGTTCCTCCTCAGCGCGTTGCGGCAGCATGGTTTTGGCCCTAGGTGGATCGGTTGGCTCCTTGTGCTCTTGCGACAACGTCCACGCAAGTCCTTGTCAATGGCTGCGCGGACATTGCTTTCCTCCACGGCAGAGGCTTGTGACAGGGAAACCCGCTATCTCCCATGTTGTTCGTTCTTGTCATGGATGTCCTTGACGCCATGTTCCGCACTGCTGGGTAGGCTGGAGTGTTGGTGGACCTCGGTGTAAATGATTTGTAGCATCGCATCTCGCTATATGCTGACGACATCATGGTGTTCGCCAGCCCGGATCAACATGAGCTTCTTGATATCAAGGAGATCCTTGTCTGCTTTGGGGCGGCCTTGGGGCTAGTGGTCAACTTCCTAAAGAGCTCTGCTGCTCCGATGAGATGTGACACCGACACGAGGCTTGCGGTTGGGCCCATGCTGGCTTGTCCTTTCAACGAGCTTCCTATGACGTACTTCGGCCTCCCTCTTTAACTGTGCCAGCCGAGCAAGGAGGACTTGCAGCCTGTGCTAGAAAAACTGGCCGACAAGCTCGCCTTCTGGAAGGCTTGCCTCATGTCCAGGGGTGGGCGGGTGGCCTACGTCAGAGCGGTCATCGCTGCATCGGTAGTGTACCAGCTCATGGCACTGGATGTGGATCCTTGGTTCCTGCAAGCCATGGATAAGTTGCGCCGCGCCTTCTTGTGGGCGGGCAAGAACGAGGCCAATGGCAGCAACGGCTTGGTGGTCTGGGACGCGGTGTGCGCACCGAAATGCCTTGGTGGGCTCGGGTTGCCCAACCTGCGCCGGATGCATGCCGCGTTGCGTGCCCGCTGGATTTGGTTGTAGCACACAGACCACTCCAGAGCATGGTCGGGATTTTAGTTCACCGTCCGGGATGATGCTACGACGTTATTTAACGCTTCTGTGGACATCGTTGGACCGGGTGCCAGGTTTCTCTTCTGGGAGGACCCGTGGGTGAACGGGTCGTCGGTTGATGCGGTGGCTCCAGCCGTCCCCAAGCTTGTTCGATCTGGCGCCGTCAAGCGGCGCTTGGTGACTGACAGGGCCCCGCTCAATGCCCGGGCCCTTGACATCGCGGGCGAGCGCTCGGTGGACACCCTTTTGCACTACCTCAAGCTATGGAACGCGGTTGTTGCAGTGCAAATTGGCGACAGTGAGGACGAGTTCTCATGGAAGTGGACTGCATTCTTtgacttccaaatcttcttacCGTGTCTTCTTCCATGACACTACTGCGCTCCCCGGTGTTGTGCACGTGTGGAACTCCTCCGCACCCTTCAAATTCAGGTTCCACGCTTGGTTCTCTCTCAGTGGTAGGTGCTACCGTGCTAGACCTCTGACCGCCGGCTGAGGCACCTCCTAAGTCCTATGCCTGTTGTGTGATGCCGTTGGTCAGATCACTTGTCGCTCCAATGCCCTTTTGCTCGCTCCATTTGGGTGGGTTTCTCCCGGCGTGCTGGACTGGATCTCCCCGCTCCGGATGCTGACAGTTGATTGCCCTCTTGGTGGCCTGGCGTGGTCGATCGTCTCCCTCAGAAGGATGCCAAAATTGCCAACTCTGCCATCATTAGTGGTGAagacatatgacatgaatgaatgtttgttctCGGAGTATGCCGACCTACCTAAGACGACAAGAATCATACAATCAGGGGAAAATATCTCAGAGATTAGCTGCCCAATTAATACCGAACAAAAAAATCTCTCAACGAGGCAACGACCGACCGGCTGTGTTgacattccccctcttcttccatTTCCCTCTTGCCACGACCAAGAATGATACGGCGACGCAGCCTATCTTCCATCTCCCTCCACCCCCTTCGCCCCCTCCACGTCGCAGCTCTTCTTTAAACTATCttctcctccacatccgtcaaaacTGTTGGTGGCAGCCACGACCACTAGAGACATGCGTCCTTAACTCCACGACGCAAACTGCCATCTCTGCACGCAATCGAGTTGGACTGCGCTGCGTGCATCGAGCTCGGCTAGCTGGTATGGGGATTGCTCTGTTTGATTTCTCTGTCCACATTATGGTTAATTGGTTATGAAAATCTCCATCCTAGTACTTTGTTGATTAGAACACGATAAGGGCAGTTCAGATCATTCCATCACATTGCAAAGTTTTTCTTTCTATCCAGCTGATTCCATTCTGATTATGCACGCGCCTCATAGCGGTTAATCACTGTTTCATTTGCAGGCAAGAACTCTAGGTGATCATATACACAAGTAGAGAGAGATCATCATCATGGAGTAACCGGCCGTGCTGAGAGCGGCATGGAGAGCATCAGGTTCAGGAGCCTCGACGCCGGCGCGTACCCGACGACGCTGCCAAGCCCACGGATGCTCGTCGGTGCACCAACGGACGTCCATTCGCCCCACGAGCCGTCGGGCTTCAGGAAGAGCATGAATCCAATCTACGCGGACGGGACCAATCGTTCCACGTCGACGGCGGTCTCGGCCTCCCTCGAGGTGACCGGTGATCCTGCCATTCCTGCGACGGCGACCGATCTCGACGACTCCAGAGGCAGCCACGACGAGGTGGAGGGCGTGAACGGCGCGGTGCTGGTGCGGCGGCACACGGGCGGCGACGGGCGCTGGGAGGCCATCAGAGCGGCGGACGCGCGCGAGTCCCCGCTCAGCCTCGGCCACTTCAGGCTCCTCAAGCGCCTGGGCTACGGCGACATCGGCAGCGTGTACCTGGTGGAGCTCCGGGGCGCcggcgcgggaggcggcgcgCTGTTCGCCATGAAGGTGATGGACAAGGGGTCCCTGGTGAGCAGGAACAAGCTGTCCCGGGCGCAGACGGAGCGAGAGATTCTCGGCCTGCTCGACCACCCCTTCCTCCCCACGCTCTACTCCCACTTCGAGACGGATAAGTTCTTCTGCCTCCTCATGGAGTTCTGCAGCGGCGGCAACCTGCACTCGCTCAGGCAGAAGCAGCCAAACAAGCACTTCACCGAGCACGCCGCCAGGTAAGTGTGGCTGTGGCACGGAGCGACTCTGTCTCTGTCTTCATAACATAGCTAAACAAAACTGGAATTTTTCGGATTGTTACTCAGGAGTCGGAACCTGAATATGCCTGTGCAGGTTTTACGCATCCGAAGTGCTGCTTGCCCTGGAGTACCTGCACATGCTGGGCGTGGTGTATCGGGACCTGAAACCGGAGAACGTGCTGGTCAGGGAGGAAGGCCACATCATGCTCTCCGACTTTGATCTCTCCCTCCGCTGCTCCGTCAGCCCGGCGCTGGTGCGCTCCCCGTCGGGCCGTGTCGGCGGCGCTGGCGGCCTCGTCCATGGCTGCAAGCTCCCTCGCATCCTGTCATCGTCCAAGACGAAGGCCAGGAAGAAGGCGGCCAAAGAGAAAGACAAAGACAACCAGCAGCAGGAGCTGGTTACCGGGGACGGCAGGAAGAAGCAGGCGTGGACGTCGCTGGAGTTCACGGCGGAGCCGACGGCGGCGCGGTCCATGTCCTTCGTCGGCACGCACGAGTACCTGGCGCCGGAGATCATCCGGGGCGAGGGACACGGCAGCGCCGTCGACTGGTGGACGTTCGGCGTGTTCCTGTACGAGCTGCTGCACGGCACCACGCCCTTCAAGGGATCGGGAAACCGGGCGACGCTGTTCAACGTCGTCGGCCAGCCGCTGCGGTTCCCGGACGCGCCGGGCGTCAGCGCCGCCGCGAGGGACCTCATCAGGGGCCTGCTGGCCAAGGAGCCGCAGAAGCGTCTCGCGTACCGGCGCGGAGCGGCGGAGGTCAAGCAGCACCCGTTCTTCGAGGGCGTCAACTGGGCGCTGGTCAGGAGCGccgcgccaccctacgtgcccgaCGTCGCCGTGGAAGCCCCCGCCGTGCGAGTCCCAGACAAGGATGGAGGCGCGTCGTCGCAAGGCGGCACGCCGAGGAGCGGCGCCGCTGCGGCCGGTGGGAAGGCCAGCTCGCCTCACGCTGATCCGTCGACGTACGTTGATTTCGAGTACTTTTAGGAAGCAGTCTTCTGCCTAGATCGCTTCATCCACAGACCACAGTCACATTCCCACTACACCACACACCCAAAATAGATTCATTTATATTTATGCTATTCTGTTTTGATATTTTTTTCCGCGAACTTCCACAACATGCTCATTGCTCTTGCTCCGATCCCGGGGCAAAAAAAAAGCTCATTGCTCAGTGATAGATGCAGACGAATAGGTGGTGATTGGTGAAGTATGTAAACAAGTACTCACTCCGGCCCAAACTAATTGCCGCAGCGAGTACAGATTTTGTATCAGGCGCGTGTGTTGAGGCAAATGATTTCTTTCATGTTTTTTTAGTGACGGTactaaaaaaattcaaaagtaATAAAATTATAAATAGGTTAACGGACAACCTAGCGATGATTGTGagcatatctaaaaaaaaaacaagttgTATGCTCCCTTCGAAACGCACTGAATTGGTAATTATGATCACTTGAGATCACTTTAGGGTGTCTTCGATTGCCAAGACTAAAAAACACATAAGTAGAAAATATAAGATAATGAATTATTTAATTTGCGTGATATCGGACACGGGGAAAGAGAAAAAAATGCAGGATTAGCTTGTCATGGTGTCTTGCCGATTACTACATGAATCCATGACGACTGGTTGTGCATAGAAATAATACAACATCGGAAAAAAATTCAAGTCTATACATGTCCTCTGAAACTCCTATGAAAATCTTTTGAATTAAAATGCACTTCATGGACGCCTGCCCATTAGAAACATAGGAGTCATCTAATGTAACAATTATATATGTTAAAACGAAAGCATCGTTTGAGAAGATTTTCCCAGAGAGTCAAAAGAAATGTAGCATGCTCCAAGCTCCCCTTGCTAGGGAACTCAAAAAAGCTAAGATAGCTATTTATTAAATACTTACCATGGAACACCAAGGAAAATGACATGATCAAGGTTACAAGTCATGAGATTATACCAGTTGGTGGACCATAGAAAAGGTGGTAGTCCAAGTAGACCATCAGTCATTTGTAGTCGTACCCATAGAGGATCGTTCTAGCATGAGAAAAATGTCATGATTCTAAGGTATATAAGCATGCAAGTGGACTCCCACTTATATCTCACGTCTAGTTCATTCGATGATTTCAAGTTTaccttttttttgtaaaattgagAACTAGAAATCATCAAATGAGctaaaagtgggatcccacttgacacagtGGAGGTATCCACACAAATGAGATTAGGGACTCACATATCATAGTGGTGCTTGTAGCTTCAGCATGTCGACACAAAAGATGATTTTTGGCGTGCGAATTGGAGAGGGGTAATCATCTAGGGCATGCTTCCCTCCCCCACCCTCCTTTACATAGACCAATTAGTTGAGAACCTCCGGTCCTTTTTGGCTCAATTTCAACTATATTTTCTATGTTTATTTCTCCGTGGTAATTCTCAAACTGTTACTTGTGTGACCACACAATTTCACATATATGTGGTCATGTTGGAGCACCCTTTTTTTTTGGTCAATAAGCGTAACGGATCCTAGTAGGTCATCTCTCGATTTTCATATtgatatgtactccctccattcataatTAGTTTGCTTTCTGGGTTCAgccaaagtcaaactttgtaaggTTTGACACGATATTATCTGAAAATAACAAGATTTACAATATAAAATCTATAGCATTGGAATCTTCCTAAACTCTATTTTCATATTATACACTACAGCATGGTAGACGGGCCTGATGGTTTTAAATGCTGAGGCAAACGCTTAATCACAGTGCTTGCGCTCAACATGAAATAAAAGCTGACTAGGATAAATGTGTTGGGAACTCTACAGACTTGAAACTTTTTTTTCGTGTGGCATATGGAAATACACCGAGCTAGTTCTAGCACGACAGAGATGGCCAATGCCGTGCTACATTATGTTGGACGACACACAATAGGTGACATGCCAGgtgtttgtgggccggccctattTGGTGTGCCGGCCTATGTAATTTCCTCCATGGCACAAAATTAGCGCTTGCTATGATAATTTTTGGCACTACGTTTTGGCTTGATGTTTCTATATTTATGGTTTCTTTTATTTACTAGCAATCACAAAAAAATCACAACCGAACTTCCACCGCAAACTCGAATATATCACATTACATAGTATCAGACTCATACATTGTAGCACCACAAAAGGTAGAAGCGATCCTAATAAGTTTTGATACGCACATCTATCACATAAATTTTCCTGACAAAGTGTAAAGTCACACAGATTGACTCGCATAATCTCTTGACCATCGGGAAACACATTTCGTCTGGGATAACATTTTTAAATAAAAGGACTCTTTTATTAAACTCAAAAGGTCACATCAAGGTGGTAGAAACAAAATAGTTTACACCTGACCTCTGCCATATCCAAGATACACATGGTGGAAAGCTTGACATAAACATATTAAACGGAAAAGTATATAGTCATGAAGTAAAAAAGACTAGCANNNNNNNNNNNNNNNNNNNNNNNNNNNNNNNNNNNNNNNNNNNNNNNNNNNNNNNNNNNNNNNNNNNNNNNNNNNNNNNNNNNNNNNNNNNNNNNNNNNNAGAGATGGTGCAAGCCCACGAACCAGTGACAGCTTCGTGAAACCCGGCCAGCTTCACCTAGAAGCTCTTGAACCTGAAGCAGCGTTGCAAGGAATGCCGACAAAGGTTGACATGAGGAGCGGGGCATGGTCCGAAAGCAACTAGGACAGTGCTGAAAGAGAGGCAGCGGGGTGCAGCGCATCCCACTCCACCGAGCAATACCATCGGTGGATCCTCTCGAGGGTAGGAGATCGTGCCCATTGCTCCACGTGTAACGCCGACATGGCAAATGGGATTCCTTGAGCTCCAATTCATTAACCAAGTGGCGGAAGATGGCCATGGAGCGCTGGTTGACATTGGCATTGCTCTtatctctcacctccaagatcatgtTGAAGTCGCCAACGATTTCCCAGGGTCCCACGAGCGCACCCCGCAAAAGCCGCATCTCATCAAGGAACTCCGGCTTGAGAACATTTGTGGTAGGCCCATAGACCGCCGTCAACCACCACGGCTCTTCACCATCTTTGGAGAGCGGGATGGAAACGGAGAAGCGATCAATCCTTTGCGCGACGCTTCCATGCCACAATGGCTCCACCAGCCATACCAACATAGGGCAAATACGTAAAACCATAGAAATCGGGCCTAAAAGACTCAAAATCTTTGCCCAAGGGGTGTTTTAATACAAAAACAGTAGGAACCTTTCCTACCGTTAAACGTTCAAGAAAAAAACAATAATGTAAGGGGTTACAACATGGAGTCTAGACTCCGAAACACACACGACAAACGCACACGCCTCGGTGAGAGAAGCCCTAGCTGCAGATCTACGGGCCAGACAATTAAGGCCTCGTACGTTCCACACTTCCATATTAAGGATCTTAGCATGTACTTCCATTAGGACAGTTCTACCGCGAGCCACATGGAGGTCGATGCCTAGACAACCGCCACATTCACCTGCTCGTCCTTGATAAGTCTCAAatccgtatctataatttttttttatgcTACATGCTtgctttacaccaatttatatatgttttgcttatgtttcgttgcacttttatacattttccggcactaacctattaacaagatggaacagtgtcagttccctgtttactgttgttttgtatttcagaaaacttgtacgggaaatattatcggaattggacgaaacaaaaggcgaagtcaatatttttttcGTAACGAAAACAAAGTCCAAAGGGGGGGTCGAAGAGAGGCAGTAGGGCGGCAacgccagccctaggcgcggtCTAGCCCTGGCCCGCTCCTAGGGGTggttgtcacatcccgaaattttccaaatttcagaatataaaataaaataaatttaatgattgattgtttgaaattgaaTGAAAATTCACTAACaatttttttggagttatttaAAAGTATTTTCCAAAATGTTAGTTTCCAAATAATTTGTTTCAAACTATTTTCAAAACCTAAATGTGCATGCATTCATATCATTCTGGCATTAAGtgtatcacataaaataacaaacaCAAGTGGCCAAACCCCGGAAACCCTAAATCATCTGTTTGTCGTTTTATGGTCTATGTACCATTTTATTTTACTTagctttcaattttttttaaacacCTCTACTCTAGTACCAAAGCAACCCTCttatttttacaaaattttagaaacaAATTTGAGCTCTTTTGGAGCTATGGTTCAAAAGTTATGAGAGAaatcataaaagaaaaaaaaagaaaagggaaaagaacaaaaaaaaatgggACCGCA includes:
- the LOC124690041 gene encoding serine/threonine-protein kinase AGC1-5-like, yielding MKVMDKGSLVSRNKLSRAQTEREILGLLDHPFLPTLYSHFETDKFFCLLMEFCSGGNLHSLRQKQPNKHFTEHAARFYASEVLLALEYLHMLGVVYRDLKPENVLVREEGHIMLSDFDLSLRCSVSPALVRSPSGRVGGAGGLVHGCKLPRILSSSKTKARKKAAKEKDKDNQQQELVTGDGRKKQAWTSLEFTAEPTAARSMSFVGTHEYLAPEIIRGEGHGSAVDWWTFGVFLYELLHGTTPFKGSGNRATLFNVVGQPLRFPDAPGVSAAARDLIRGLLAKEPQKRLAYRRGAAEVKQHPFFEGVNWALVRSAAPPYVPDVAVEAPAVRVPDKDGGASSQGGTPRSGAAAAGGKASSPHADPSTYVDFEYF